GGGTAAAGTAATCCATCATTAGTGATGGTTGTATAAATCATCAATGGTGGGTTTTTAATTGCGACATATTATTACCCTCTGTCAGTTGAGCGAGAGCTTAATTGATAAGTTGGGTGGCAGAAGTTAGAATCCCCCGAATTTATTCGTGGAGAGTGTCAAAGCAATTATGGTGAAGATTAGGCAAAAGACAATCTCCCTAAATCCCCTTTAAAAACAGGAGAGAACTAAGTATGCTGACTTGATATAATTCATTACATAGGGGTTGCCGAAAAAGTGCAATGGTAAGGTTTCAGGCTTCAGGTTGCTGGTTTCAGGTGTAATTTTCAAACCTAATACCTAACACCCGATACCCAACACTTTTACAGCTATGCTTGAAACCTTTGTTTTAAGAGGGTTTTGATTTATTCAGCAAACCCTACATAGTGGGTATAAGGCGAAAATAGAATCTTTTTATGAAAGACTACCAGAAAGTGACCTTATCTGGAATCAGAATAAACACGAATAAATCGCCGATCCAAAAATTCTTTCCAATACCATAGTAAAGGAGAATCAAACCCTAAATATCCCCAAATCATCAGCGCCCTCCGCCCCCCCAAACCAATTAAACTGAGATAAAGAGATTGAGGCTGGTCAGATTTTAAAGGCTTATTTTGCCACCAATTACGCCAATTTTGAGCAAGGGATTTTCCTTGTCTGACGGCAAATACTCCCGCTTTAGGATAGGAATAATTAACCATAGTGGCAATATCACCAGTGGCAAAAATATTACTGTGGGAAATACTTTGCAGGGTATCTTTAATTAAAATAAACCCTTTTTCATCGGTGGTAATATCAGTTTGTTTGAGCCATTGCGCCCCCACCCCATTAGTTACTAAAAATGTATAATTGCAAGATAGAACTAAGCCTGATGTTGTAGTAATATGGTCAGCAAAAATACTATTTACTTCACTATTAAAATAAATATTAATTCTCTTTTCTCGTAAAGTTTCAGTTAATTTATAACTAGCATAATCATTATGAATTTTTACTAACTTATCTCCTTTTGTTAGTAAATTAATACTAAAATTATCAGTAATTTGATTAAAGCGATGGTGCATATTTAAAGCTAATTCTACTCCCCCAGCGCCCCCCCCCACAATATTAATAATTAGCTTTTGAGTAGGATTTTTTTGACAATAATTAATAATTTCTTGCCATTTTTGCAGTAACTGTGGCACTGGTTTAGCCGGAATAGCACAATTATCTGCGATCATAATATGACTTTTTTCTGGTGTACAGCCAATATCAATAGATAGTAAATTATAGTTAATTTTTTGTCCAGATTTAACAATAACTTGTTGATTAATAGCATCAATATTAATCACAGTATCAATAATTAATTTAAAACCATATTTTTTAGCCAATTTTACTAGATTAATATGAGTTTCATCAAAAGTGTAATAATTGGCGAGGTGCGCTGGTAACATTCCCGAATAAGGAGTTTTTTCTACATCACTAATTAAAATTATTTCGATATTTTCTAAGGGTTTTTGATACCATAATTTTAGAGCGACTACATGACTATGCCCCCCCCCTAATAAAACTAATTTATTCATAAATAAAAAAGGCAAATGTAAATTTTAAAATGGTCTTAGTTCAATTCATAGAACAAGATATTATTGGTTCTGTGTAATTCATTACATCCTAAATTATAGCGCCTTTTACCCCACCTTAAAATCTCTTACTTTTTACTTCTTACTTATTACTTAAATCCAGCACCCTCCACCGTAG
The window above is part of the Cyanobacterium sp. T60_A2020_053 genome. Proteins encoded here:
- a CDS encoding FAD-dependent oxidoreductase, with product MNKLVLLGGGHSHVVALKLWYQKPLENIEIILISDVEKTPYSGMLPAHLANYYTFDETHINLVKLAKKYGFKLIIDTVINIDAINQQVIVKSGQKINYNLLSIDIGCTPEKSHIMIADNCAIPAKPVPQLLQKWQEIINYCQKNPTQKLIINIVGGGAGGVELALNMHHRFNQITDNFSINLLTKGDKLVKIHNDYASYKLTETLREKRINIYFNSEVNSIFADHITTTSGLVLSCNYTFLVTNGVGAQWLKQTDITTDEKGFILIKDTLQSISHSNIFATGDIATMVNYSYPKAGVFAVRQGKSLAQNWRNWWQNKPLKSDQPQSLYLSLIGLGGRRALMIWGYLGFDSPLLWYWKEFLDRRFIRVYSDSR